The DNA segment TGAACTGGGGAGAGAGGCTGGTTACCGCAGGCAGCACCTAACAAACCGAGTTGACGGATAAGTTGCCTAGAGAGGCGACGTAGCAGAGAAGCAGCAAAAGGGTTATTAGCTTGAGCTTGATTCATCGACAGTTCTTATTTAGTTGCGATTAGCATCTAACTTACGAGGACTCTTTTTCAAAATCAAGCGTATTAAGATGAAAATAATAAAGTAAAGACTAATTAATGTACAAGTGAGGGTGCAGCATCGGTGCCATTGCAAGAATAATCGCCTGGGTATAGTTACCTTGGCGAGTCGCATGGCCTTCAGTGAGCAAGGCTATTGCGCCACCTTTCTGTTTAATATTAACGGTATTGAACATGCTATCCATCACATGGCCGAGCTCTTGGCCTTGAGTTAACGCTTGATAAACTGGCATGGGCAAAGGTAATTGCGCGCCGCGCCCAACACTCACCTGCGCCTTATGTGCGATTGCTATATAGGCAAATGTCGCGGGGCCATGATCAAACAAGTCGACGCCACCTTCCATTGCAATAAAGTAATCGGCTTGATACTTATCTTGGCAATATTTGACGCGATTGATTGCACCTAAGCGGGTCTCGGCTTCAGTCATAGGCTGATCTGCGACTAATGACGGCGCATCGACACCTTCACACTCGATATGCTTATTGGGAAAAAGGATTGCTAAGGCGTTTTGAGCGGCGCCTACTTTAACGGGATTCTTTGAGCCAACGATGATGCTAATAGTGTCTTTCATTTTGGTTATGTTTTCTCGAGTAGGGAACACTTTTGTCGCACTAGTTTATTGTATTTCTTCCTTATTTTCATCATTAAAGAATAGGGCTGTAAAGGCATCATTGATATGGATTTAACCCCGGTTAACTAATGCTTAATAAAAATTAACAAAAATCATCATTAGATTAGCTAATGGCAGGGTGAATTTTGCCTTTAAAAGCTGTGACGCACTTCAAAAACCGATACTGAATTGGTGTGGTGTGTCGGCAAATTGATATTTTTGCGACTTATGTCCGCTACTGAGTTTTCACGATTCGAGGCTGTACATGAGTAATTCATGATTTACGTAAACTTAATGTTAACTTAAGGTTCGGTTGTGTTGCGTTCGTGATGATCAAATGAAAACTTATTACATGATTTAAGCGATCTAGCTCTCAATTTGATTACGATTTGAAAATCAATTACAGAATGTGAACCCAGATCAATATTTGGAGTATGCATTAGGATATTCTTAACCGCGAAATTACTCCTGAGATCAAAATTAAACGGTGCCTCTCAGCACCTTTAAGGTACAAAGAATGCAAAAAGACGCGATCAGTGCACAAGAAGTGGTACAAAATGATACGGCAACGACTAAGTCAATGCCTTGGACACGTCAAGATACGACTTGGATGTTGAGCTTATTCGGTACCGCTGTAGGCGCCGGAATTTTATTCTTACCAATTAACGCTGGTATGGGCGGTTTTTGGCCGCTAATGATGATGGTTGCCATCATTGGTCCAATGACTTACCTCGCTCACCGTGGTTTGTCACGCTTTGTTTGTTCTTCAAGCAAGCCAGGCAGCGACATCACCGACGTAGTGGAAGAACATTTTGGCGTGGGTGCGGGCAAGGCAATTACTTTGCTTTACTTCTTTGCTATCTACCCAATTGTTTTAATCTACGGTGTGGGTATTACCAACACGGTTGATAGCTTTATCGTTAACCAGCTTGGTATGGCTTCGCCTCCACGCTTCATCCTGTCAGGCGTGCTTATTCTTGGCATGATGTCAGTGATGGTTGCTGGTGAGAAATTCATGCTTAAGGTGACTCAGCTATTGGTATATCCATTAGTTGCGATTTTGGCATTCATGTCAATTTATCTTATTCCTGATTGGAAGATGGATGCACTAAAAGTTGTGCCAAGCACCGTTGACTTTTTAGGTACGGTTTGGTTAACCATCCCAGTACTGATTTTTGCCTTTAACCACTCGCCAGCGATCTCACAGTTCTCTGTGTCACTTAAGCGTGAACATGGTGGAAATGCAGCACGTAAAGCCGATGTCATTCTACGTAACACCACATTTATGTTGGTAGGTTTCGTGATGATGTTTGTTGTTTCATGTGTGTTAGCACTATCGCCAGCACAGCTTGCTGAAGCGAAAGAGCTGAACTTGCCAATTCTTTCTTACTTGGCAAACGTGCATGAAAGTGGATTTGTAAGCTACTTCGGTCCATTCATTGCTTTCGTTGCGATTATCTCTTCATTCTTCGGTCACTACATGGGTGCAACTGAAGGCATGAAAGGTATTATTACTAAGCAATTACGTTCATCAAATAAAGAAGTATCAGATTCTAAGTTAAACAAGTTTATCTTAGGCTTCATGTTCTTCACTATCTGGGGCGTAGCAATTATTAATCCAAGCATCTTGGGTATGATTGAAGCATTAGGTGGTCCAATCATCGCTGCGATTCTTTACCTAATGCCAATGTATGCGATTCACAAAGTTCCAGCCTTAGCTGCATACCGTGGTCGTTTCAGCAACATCTTCGTTGTGATTGCGGGTCTACTTGCAATGACTGCGATTCTGTTTGGTTTGATGTAATAAGATAACTGTAAAAGCTGGGCTGTTTTCAAGATGTGCTAGCACACTGAAATAGCCCGATTTTTTTAAAGCCTAGCGCTCTTGCCTAGGCTTTATCAGTTAAGTTTTATCGTTCCATATTGTTTGACTATGGGCTAGGAGTTCTCTTGGTCCTCCTCTATTACCGAGGTGATTTAATGTTTAGCGCATTTGATATTTTTAAGATAGGTGTGGGCCCATCGAGCTCTCATACTGTCGGGCCGATGAAGGCCGCCAAAGAGTTTATCGATGATGTTCGTCAGACCGGTCAGTTTGAGCAAGTGACTCGTTTAAGTGTTGAGATTTTTGGTTCTTTATCGTTAACCGGTAAAGGCCACCATACCGATATCGCCATTATTGTCGGCCTAGGTGGTAACTCACCTGAGAGCGTTGATATTGATGCTATCCCTGGTTTTATTGCTGACGTTGAGCAGACTCAGAAGCTACCTATGGGCAGCGAAAAGCAGCTGGTAGACTTTGGTCACGATGCGGTGATTTTCCATAGTCACGCATTACCATTGCATGAAAACGGCATGATGCTACACGCTTATAAAGGCGATGAAGTTGTGCTTAGTAAGACCTACTACTCAGTAGGCGGTGGCTTTATTGTTGAAGAGTCAAAATTCGGCAAAGATGTTGAAAACCCTGTTGAAGTGCCATACCCGTTTAATTTTGCTGATGAGCTACTGGCGATCTGTAAAGAGACCGGTCTAAGCATCAGCACCATCATGTTCAAGAATGAATTGGCATTCAACAGTGAACAAGCTATTTACGATGGCTTTGGTGCAGTATGGGAAACCATGCATCAGGCGATTGAAAAAGGCTGTCAAACTGAAGGTGTACTTGCCGGTCCGCTACGAGTAGCTCGTCGCGCTCCAGCACTTTACCGCCAGTTACAAACGGGTGAACGTCTATCAAGCGACCCAATGGAAATCGTTGACTGGATCAACGTGTTTGCTATGGCTGTTAGCGAAGAAAACGCTGCTGGTGGCCGCGTAGTTACATCACCAACAAACGGCGCAGCGGGTATCATTCCTGCAGTACTAGCGTATTACGACAAGTTCATTAAACCTGTTGGTAAGCAAGAATACACGCGCTTCTTTCTCGCTGCGGCTGCAGTGGGTTCATTATACAAGCGCAACGCTTCTATCTCTGGCGCTGAAGTCGGTTGTCAGGGTGAAGTTGGCGTAGCGTGTTCTATGGCGGCAGCAGGTCTTGCTGAAGTCATGGGCGCTAATGCTGAGCAAGTTTGTATGGCGGCTGAGATTGGCATGGAGCATAACTTAGGTTTGACCTGTGACCCAGTTGCAGGCCAAGTACAAGTACCGTGTATTGAGCGTAACGCGATTGCTGCTGTTAAGGCGATTAACTCTACGCGTATGGCTATGCGTCGTAACTGCGCACCAAAGGTGAGCTTAGATAAAGTTATCGCGACTATGTACGAGACGGGTAAAGATATGCACGTTAAGTACCGCGAAACCAGCCAAGGCGGTTTGGCTATCAAGGTAACCAGCATCTGCGGTTAACTTTTTATTGCCAGATTCTGTCTGGCATGAGTAGCAAAAAGGCCATCAAATGATGGCCTTTTTAATGTCTGTCATTTGCTCAAGTCGAGGAGCGGCGATAGCAACTATTTCTGTTCGTACATCAAGTAGTAGCTTTGCTCCATGCCTAAGGCACTATAGGTTTGCTGAGCCTTAGTGTTGTCTTGCTCAACATAGAGTCTAAAGCTAGCAGCACCACCGTTCTCAGCAGCGATATCTTTTACCGCTTGGTAAAGTTTGCCATAGATCCCTTGGCGGCGATTTTCAGGGCGAATATACACACTCTGGATCCAGTAGTAGTCTTTAGCGCGCCAATCACTCCACTCAAATGTCACCATGAGAGAACCAGCAATTTCACCGTCAATCTCTGCGACCAGATAGAAGCCTTTTTCGGGTGATGTCAGTAGGGTGTTCACCCCTTTTGTTAGCACTTGTCCATCTAAGACTAAGCCTTCAGTTTCCTGTGCCATCGCCTGGTTAAAGTTAACTAGCGCTTGCAGATCTGCTATCTGTCCTTTACGAATTATCATCTGTCGGGTTCCTTTTTTCGCCCACTTTAGCATGAAGCTTAAGCTTCTCCGGTATTTTTTTAACCATTCTTATTCGACTAAAGTCTAGTCATTGCTATTCGACTAAAGTCGAACTCTGCTAGACTTTTTCTATGGCCTTCGTATAAGTGGAGTCGCGATGAAAAAAGCGCAATCAACGGATTCAAGAGCTACAAGCTCAAGAGCCACAAAAACTTCAATAAAATCGACTGAATCTGCTAAATATAAAAACCAGCCTCGGACAGTGGTTAAGACACAAGAGATTAAGCATGCTAGGCATTTTGTACTGACGTTACTCACACTAGGGCTCTGGGGGATCGTTTGGTGGTGGCTGATTTTACGTGCCGAAGGCAAAGCGATTTTTTCAGGCTTTGATGATGCTTATTGGAGTTATCTTATTGAACGTGATCAGCCTCCCGCTGCACTTTATCAAATGCGTTTCTCCAAAAATAACAAAAACTCAAAATTTGATGCATAAAATTATGAATTCCTCAGTGCACTAGTTGTTATTGTTATGGCTAATCCATGGAATGTATCAGCGTGATACAGATCATCTCTCGCTTCTAAAGCTTATGCTAAACTGCCGCGTTATTTTTGAGCTAGTCATGCGCTGGTAGTCCCCCCTTCAATTGTTTCAAGGTTTAAATATGTCAATTCAACAACCTTCACTGGTGAAAAAAGTGTGGTCGAGCTGGATGTCTGTGCCCCTATGGCTACAGATAATGATTGGTATGCTATTAGGTATTTTAACTGGCATAGGCTTAGGTGAGCAGGCGACCTACTTGAAACCAATTGGAACGCTATTTGTTAACACGATCAAGATGTTGATTGTGCCACTCGTGTTCTGTTCTTTAATTGTCGGTGTGACCTCTATGCAAGATACTGCAAAGATGGGCCGCATTGGTTTCAAGTCGTTCGCTTTCTACTTAGGCACAACCTCTATCGCCATTACGCTAGGTTTAGCGGTTGGCCAATTTATGCAGCCTGGTGCTGGTTTAGATATGGTGCCTCATGAAACAGCTGAAGTAATTAAGCAAGCGCCATCTGTGATGCAAACCTTGATTGATATCGTGCCTACTAATCCGATTGCTGCACTTGCTAGTGGTCAGATTTTACAAGTTATTGTATTTGCGGTAGCCCTAGGTATTGCCTTGGTGTTGATTGGCGAGCATGGCAAACCAGCAATTAAGGTGTTCGAAAGTCTAGCCGAAGCCATGTATAAGCTTACAGACTTAGTGATGAAGCTTGCACCATACGGCGTATTTGGTTTGATGGCTTGGGTTGCGGGCGAATACGGCGTGGATATGTTGATGCCGTTAATCAAGGTGATTGTGGCAGTATATATCGGTTGCTTCTTGCATGTTGTTGGCTTCTACAGTTTTGTTTTAGTGGTGTTTGCTAAGCTTAATCCAATTCAATTTTTCAAAGGTATTAGCAATGCGATTGCTGTCGCTTATACCACCTCTAGTTCTGCAGGCACGCTGCCAGCCAGTATGAAATGTGCCAGCGAATACTTAGGCGTTAACAAGAAGATCTCAAGTTTTGTACTGCCTCTAGGTACCACGATTAACATGGACGGCACCGCGCTTTACCAAGGCGTTACGGCACTGTTTGTGGCGCAAGCTTTTGGTATCGATCTGACTTGGGTCGATTACATCACTATCATCTTAACTGCAACGTTAGCCTCAATTGGTACCGCTGGTGTGCCAGGAGCGGGCCTTGTAATGCTAACCTTGGTATTGACCACAGTGGGTCTACCGCTTGAAGGTGTTGCCCTGATTGCCGGTATCGACCGTATCTTGGATATGGCGCGCACGGTTGTGAACGTGTCTGGTGACTTAGTCGCGACCACTGTGATTGCAAAATCTGAAGGCGAAATCGACGTTGAGCATTACAACGCCAATGCCGAAGAAAGTGCAGAGATGGCTGAAAGGTTAAAGTCTTAATTGCTTAATTAATTATTCACCATTGTGTTAACGCATAAAAAAACCGCCAAAAGGCGGTTTTTTTATGTCTGGAACATTTATGACGATTTACCATGGATGGTAAAAGTCTACTCTAGCTGCTAACACACATCTTGCTCAGCACTGATATCGATTGATATTACTTTTTGCTGAGTACCATAACGGTATTGTCGCTAGCATCTTTTAGCACTAGCTTACCTTTTTCCATTTGAGCTTGGGTAACCGTAGGCATCACTTGCATCACACGTTGCTCCTGCGCCATTAGTGCGTCAACGCAGGCTTTCATTGTGTTACCTGCAGGTTGTAGCTGCAGTGACTGACCCGATAGTACATAGCCACCGAAAAAGTTATTACAGCTGTTGTTGCCTGTTAGATTACCATCTGCATCAAAAATCAGTTCTGCAGGGCTGTAATCGATGACTGGCTGGCCTTGTGCTGACTCAATGTGCCATGTACCTTCAATGGCTAAATCCTCTACTTGAACTTGAGGCGTTGATTGACAAGCTGCTAAACCCAATAGCAAACTTGCTACGATTAAGGATTGTTTTATCATGTTCTGGATCCGAGGTAGTTAATATCAATTAATTGTGAATATATTAGTCTAAAATCAATAGAAAAAGGCGGTTTGCAGTGCAAAAAAATGTAATTAAAACACTAAAAATATTGCATTGGATAGGTTTAAGCATGCTGCTATGTGCCGTTGGTGTCCTTTTTTTGTCCAATATGTCGCAACAAGTAGAAGGTATGGTACTTATTGCCAGTCTAGCGGGTCTGGGGATGGTGATGATGTCGCCGTTTCCTATTGCGCTCTTCTTCGAGTGGGCACGCAAGCAAAATTAAAAGAAGGTTCTAGGAAAATCAGGTACTAGGATAAAGAAGGGCAAAAGTGTTATCAATTGGATTGGATAGATGTGGTTTTGCTTTTCTGCTTGTCTCGTCTTTGCCTTACCAGCCTTTGCCGTCTCAGCTTCTATCGGCTTCATTCGTCTTAGCTTTTCCTAGAACCTATTATTTCCTATTTTTCTCAAGATCTGCGATCGCCTCTTGTTGCATCGGAATTAATGTCAGCTGAGTGTCAGGAGTAAAAAAGCATTTACCCGTCACGAGATTAATTTCCGGTGCTTCCTTATTGAGTCGTTTACGTAACCGTGCAATTAAACTATCGAGGTTAGACTCATTGTCGACAAAGGCGAGAATAATAAATTGTTCATCTTGAATTCGAGCAGAAATATCGGCTTCACGCATGCTTTCTGAAATGACTCTAGCGATAATTCGGATCCGTTGTGACTCAGTGTATTTTTGTTGATGCACAGGGGTTGGCATATCTTCTAATACAATAATTCCAGCATGAGAACCGAAGCGGCGGCTTAAACTCAATTGCCTAGGAGCCATTAGGTTAAAGCCGTAAGGGTTGAGCATACAGGTAAACTCATCCTGTACCGACATTCTCTGCAGTTGCTCCATCAGGTACATCTGTTTCAACTCACCCTGAATCAGTGCTTTCACTGATTCACAGACAGCTGCAGAGGTCGCACTAACTTTATCAGCCGCGGGATCGCAAATCACTAGGCAGCCAAATAATCTGCCATCTGGCCAATTGAGTTTGATAGCTAGCAATATGTTGAAACAAGCAAAGCTGCCAACCACTTTAGAGGGCTCAAATGGGACTAGCCCGTAGCTGATGGTTTCACAGATTGCATCGATGAGTCCTTCTCTTTGGAGCATATCGCCACCGGAGAAGATATTGTCAGCCTGCTTACTGCTGCAGGTTATCTGGGCCTGATTACCGTTAGACTGAATAATAACCGTGGCTTTAGATTGATAAAGGTCGTCAATTAAGTCGACTTGTTGCTGCCACCTTGGCAAGCTAATAGCGGGGTGGTCTTGCTCTCTAATCCAAATGTTGTGATTAATTTTTTGGGCTAACATGAGTGAGCTCGCTTATTTTTTAGGGCAGCAAATAGTTTTATCAAGCTTGAATAACTATACGGACTTTTTGTGGTTGTTAAAATGTTAAAAGTGTAAAAGCTTGATCTGTGAATGTTTGAATAGTGCTCATCGGAGCACTTGGGTAAAAGTGCTTATATGGCAGATATTGATCAATAAGTTGAAGCCTAATGACCTTAGCCGTAATTCGGATATAATTAGCAAAAGATTAGTGTTTTTACTCCAACAGAGTCGAGACCGAGCGTAGATACTGAGTGTAGAAGACAGAGATGAATATAAGACGGGCTATAAAGGCTGACATTGCAACCTTGGTTGCGCTGGAGCAAGAGCACCTACAGGACGAGCTTGCAGTGGATAAGCGTGACAATTCGCTTGATGGCCAGTCCTTCACTCAAGCAGACTTAACCACACTGGTTAACCAGCATTGGGTCGTCGTAGCTGAAGTTGAGGGACAAATTGTAGGTTATGTCATTGCGGGGCGATGGTCTTTCTTCAGGCAATGGCCTATCTATCGTAATTTACTCAATCGTTTACCTCGTCTCGATTATGATCGCGCGAAACTTACCGAGAAGAACTGCTGTCAATATGGGCCTATATGGATTGACAGTCGCCATCGCGGCCAAGGTATTTTCGAAGCGTTAGTGACCTTCGTTAAGAAGCTGGTCGCCAACGAGCTGCCTTACATGCTGACCTTTATCGCCGAAGATAATGCAGGCTCTTTTGCCGCCCATACTCGTAAAGGTGGTATGCAAGTTGTCGATTATATCAGCTTCGATGGGCGTGATTATTACCTATTAGTGTTACCAACTAACGAAAGCTTTTTCTAAGGATCTTTATGTTGTCTGAATCTGTCGCCTCAATCTTTACTCCATACCTAACGTTAAATCTATCGGCTTTCGACAACCTTAAGTTAGTGGTTGCGGTATTAACGGATAGAGGTGAAGAGTGTCACGCCCTAGAAACTGAGCTGACTGTTGACGGTAAGCAGCAAACTGCTTATCTAGTGCGCTGGAACCATCACTTTATCTATTGTGGCCGCACTAACTCTTACGCTAATCAAATCGATGAAGTCGCTGACTTAGAAGCGATTACAGCCGAATCGATTCAGGTGCTGCAGCCACCAGTACTTTCTATGCGACAGCTGGAATTTATGTGCATGGAGAATGCACACTTTGACCATTGTTAAAGGTGTTTACTGTGAACTTTTGCGATAAGTTTAACTTATCGAGTGATTGCAAACACTTAACTGGCGTTTAACATTGGTGGCTCTATTGGTTTATAAGTAGGGTTTATAACTAGGGTTTGTAGCTAGGGTTTGCTGCTAGAGCTGCATACGGATGCGCTAACGTCGTGAACTGTCGCTAATCTATAATCACTTTAAGGCCATATTTAATCAGCCTCAAGCTGTACATTGATGAAAGGCTAGAAATATTCGATTTGCAACAGGCACTTAGCAATGGTAGTT comes from the Shewanella halifaxensis HAW-EB4 genome and includes:
- the yjjX gene encoding inosine/xanthosine triphosphatase, whose product is MKDTISIIVGSKNPVKVGAAQNALAILFPNKHIECEGVDAPSLVADQPMTEAETRLGAINRVKYCQDKYQADYFIAMEGGVDLFDHGPATFAYIAIAHKAQVSVGRGAQLPLPMPVYQALTQGQELGHVMDSMFNTVNIKQKGGAIALLTEGHATRQGNYTQAIILAMAPMLHPHLYIN
- a CDS encoding aromatic amino acid transport family protein; this encodes MQKDAISAQEVVQNDTATTKSMPWTRQDTTWMLSLFGTAVGAGILFLPINAGMGGFWPLMMMVAIIGPMTYLAHRGLSRFVCSSSKPGSDITDVVEEHFGVGAGKAITLLYFFAIYPIVLIYGVGITNTVDSFIVNQLGMASPPRFILSGVLILGMMSVMVAGEKFMLKVTQLLVYPLVAILAFMSIYLIPDWKMDALKVVPSTVDFLGTVWLTIPVLIFAFNHSPAISQFSVSLKREHGGNAARKADVILRNTTFMLVGFVMMFVVSCVLALSPAQLAEAKELNLPILSYLANVHESGFVSYFGPFIAFVAIISSFFGHYMGATEGMKGIITKQLRSSNKEVSDSKLNKFILGFMFFTIWGVAIINPSILGMIEALGGPIIAAILYLMPMYAIHKVPALAAYRGRFSNIFVVIAGLLAMTAILFGLM
- a CDS encoding L-serine ammonia-lyase produces the protein MFSAFDIFKIGVGPSSSHTVGPMKAAKEFIDDVRQTGQFEQVTRLSVEIFGSLSLTGKGHHTDIAIIVGLGGNSPESVDIDAIPGFIADVEQTQKLPMGSEKQLVDFGHDAVIFHSHALPLHENGMMLHAYKGDEVVLSKTYYSVGGGFIVEESKFGKDVENPVEVPYPFNFADELLAICKETGLSISTIMFKNELAFNSEQAIYDGFGAVWETMHQAIEKGCQTEGVLAGPLRVARRAPALYRQLQTGERLSSDPMEIVDWINVFAMAVSEENAAGGRVVTSPTNGAAGIIPAVLAYYDKFIKPVGKQEYTRFFLAAAAVGSLYKRNASISGAEVGCQGEVGVACSMAAAGLAEVMGANAEQVCMAAEIGMEHNLGLTCDPVAGQVQVPCIERNAIAAVKAINSTRMAMRRNCAPKVSLDKVIATMYETGKDMHVKYRETSQGGLAIKVTSICG
- a CDS encoding GNAT family N-acetyltransferase translates to MIIRKGQIADLQALVNFNQAMAQETEGLVLDGQVLTKGVNTLLTSPEKGFYLVAEIDGEIAGSLMVTFEWSDWRAKDYYWIQSVYIRPENRRQGIYGKLYQAVKDIAAENGGAASFRLYVEQDNTKAQQTYSALGMEQSYYLMYEQK
- a CDS encoding dicarboxylate/amino acid:cation symporter yields the protein MSIQQPSLVKKVWSSWMSVPLWLQIMIGMLLGILTGIGLGEQATYLKPIGTLFVNTIKMLIVPLVFCSLIVGVTSMQDTAKMGRIGFKSFAFYLGTTSIAITLGLAVGQFMQPGAGLDMVPHETAEVIKQAPSVMQTLIDIVPTNPIAALASGQILQVIVFAVALGIALVLIGEHGKPAIKVFESLAEAMYKLTDLVMKLAPYGVFGLMAWVAGEYGVDMLMPLIKVIVAVYIGCFLHVVGFYSFVLVVFAKLNPIQFFKGISNAIAVAYTTSSSAGTLPASMKCASEYLGVNKKISSFVLPLGTTINMDGTALYQGVTALFVAQAFGIDLTWVDYITIILTATLASIGTAGVPGAGLVMLTLVLTTVGLPLEGVALIAGIDRILDMARTVVNVSGDLVATTVIAKSEGEIDVEHYNANAEESAEMAERLKS
- a CDS encoding META domain-containing protein codes for the protein MIKQSLIVASLLLGLAACQSTPQVQVEDLAIEGTWHIESAQGQPVIDYSPAELIFDADGNLTGNNSCNNFFGGYVLSGQSLQLQPAGNTMKACVDALMAQEQRVMQVMPTVTQAQMEKGKLVLKDASDNTVMVLSKK
- a CDS encoding GGDEF domain-containing protein, whose translation is MLAQKINHNIWIREQDHPAISLPRWQQQVDLIDDLYQSKATVIIQSNGNQAQITCSSKQADNIFSGGDMLQREGLIDAICETISYGLVPFEPSKVVGSFACFNILLAIKLNWPDGRLFGCLVICDPAADKVSATSAAVCESVKALIQGELKQMYLMEQLQRMSVQDEFTCMLNPYGFNLMAPRQLSLSRRFGSHAGIIVLEDMPTPVHQQKYTESQRIRIIARVISESMREADISARIQDEQFIILAFVDNESNLDSLIARLRKRLNKEAPEINLVTGKCFFTPDTQLTLIPMQQEAIADLEKNRK
- a CDS encoding GNAT family N-acetyltransferase: MNIRRAIKADIATLVALEQEHLQDELAVDKRDNSLDGQSFTQADLTTLVNQHWVVVAEVEGQIVGYVIAGRWSFFRQWPIYRNLLNRLPRLDYDRAKLTEKNCCQYGPIWIDSRHRGQGIFEALVTFVKKLVANELPYMLTFIAEDNAGSFAAHTRKGGMQVVDYISFDGRDYYLLVLPTNESFF